Proteins encoded in a region of the Chryseobacterium piperi genome:
- a CDS encoding response regulator: MKKNILIVDDDPRNIFALKLTLKARGYQMQSCTAAKEAIELLQNDHQIDVVLMDMMMPEMDGYEAIRIIRNTPEISKIPVISVTAQAMPEDRQKCLDAGAQDYIAKPIDVDLLINAIQKLS, encoded by the coding sequence ATGAAAAAAAACATTTTAATTGTGGATGATGATCCACGCAATATATTTGCCCTTAAATTAACACTGAAGGCTCGAGGCTATCAAATGCAAAGCTGTACGGCGGCAAAAGAAGCTATTGAACTTTTACAGAATGACCACCAGATTGATGTGGTGCTCATGGATATGATGATGCCGGAAATGGACGGTTATGAAGCGATCAGGATTATACGCAATACTCCGGAGATTAGTAAAATACCTGTTATTTCTGTAACAGCACAGGCGATGCCTGAAGACCGTCAGAAATGTCTGGATGCAGGAGCGCAGGATTATATTGCCAAGCCTATTGATGTGGATTTGTTAATCAATGCTATTCAAAAACTATCCTAA
- a CDS encoding CheR family methyltransferase, whose protein sequence is MLEPSIVKDEEVERLIKDVYELYGYDFSLYSRASFKRRVNRICLIDKFTSFAELRYTVLNDPEYLKHFIEEITVNVTEMFRDPYFFKALRENILPQLGTYPLIRIWVAGCSTGEEAYSIAILLKEANLYHKSLIYGTDINPSVLETARAGVFPLQQMKLYSENYILSGGKKDFSDYYTANYNSVRFDKSLQEKLILSTHNLVSDSSFNSFQLIICRNVLIYFDRELQERVFNLFDASLENLGYLALGSKETLRFSNLDKFYHQVDDQRIWKKVDHSQSYGNE, encoded by the coding sequence ATGCTGGAACCAAGTATTGTAAAAGATGAAGAGGTAGAGCGTTTGATCAAAGATGTTTATGAGTTGTATGGATATGATTTTTCTTTATACAGCAGGGCATCTTTCAAACGAAGAGTTAACCGGATATGCCTGATTGATAAGTTTACCAGTTTTGCAGAACTGCGGTATACAGTGCTTAATGATCCGGAGTATCTTAAGCATTTTATCGAAGAAATTACGGTGAATGTAACGGAAATGTTTCGGGATCCTTATTTTTTCAAAGCACTGCGGGAGAACATATTACCACAGTTGGGAACCTATCCCTTAATAAGAATTTGGGTGGCAGGGTGCTCAACAGGTGAGGAAGCTTATTCTATAGCTATATTATTGAAAGAAGCTAACCTTTATCATAAATCGCTGATTTACGGAACAGATATTAATCCATCAGTTCTGGAAACGGCAAGAGCAGGTGTTTTTCCTTTGCAGCAAATGAAATTATATTCGGAAAACTATATCCTTTCCGGAGGTAAAAAGGATTTTTCAGATTATTATACTGCCAATTATAACAGTGTGAGATTTGATAAAAGCCTGCAGGAAAAATTGATTTTATCGACCCATAACTTAGTTTCAGATAGTTCTTTTAATAGCTTTCAGCTGATTATTTGCCGTAATGTGCTGATTTATTTTGATAGAGAATTGCAGGAACGGGTATTCAATCTTTTTGATGCAAGTCTGGAAAACTTAGGCTATCTGGCGCTAGGTTCGAAAGAAACATTACGATTCTCCAATCTGGATAAGTTTTACCATCAGGTTGATGATCAGCGAATCTGGAAAAAAGTAGACCACAGTCAAAGTTATGGAAACGAATAA